The Lathyrus oleraceus cultivar Zhongwan6 chromosome 5, CAAS_Psat_ZW6_1.0, whole genome shotgun sequence genome includes the window CTGACATAACTCTCAAGACCAAAGAAGAGGTTAGGAAATAGTTTGATGCAAGTTTCTTGGCTGTAGCAAAGTACCCACAGTGGGTTGCTAACATTGTACATGTCCCAAATAAAGATGGAAAAGTaagaatgtgtgtagattaccgagatCTAAACAGGGAAAatccgaaggatgatttccctcttcctcacatcgatgtattggtggacAACACTACTTAATTCTCGGTCTTTTGCTTCATGGATGACTTTATTGTTTACAACCATATCAAAATGGACCTGGAAGACATGGGAAAAACCATATTCATCACCCATAGGGAACCTTCTGTTACAAGGTAATTCCTTTCGGATTGAAGAATTTTGGGGAAACATATTAAAGAGCAATGTTGGCcctctttcatgacatgattcataaagagataGAGATCTACTTCAATGACATGATTTCCAAATCCGAGACAAAGGATGGTCACTTGGTTGCAGAAGTTGTTTGCTTACCTGAGAAAGTTCAAACTACGCTTGAATCCTAACAAATTCACTTTTAGTGTCAAATTAGGCAAACTACTGGGATTCATAGTCAGTCAGAGAGGAATCAAAGTCGATCCTAACAAAGTGAAAGCCATACAAAATATGCCAGTATCGAGTATTGAGAAAGAGGTTCATGATTTCTTTGGGAGATTAAACTACATCGCTAGATTCATATCACACCTTATAGCCACATGTGAACCAAATTTCAAATTGTTTTGGAAAAATCAAGCCATTGAGTGAAATGAATATTGTCAAGGGGCATTTAATAAAATCGaagaatacttgcaagagccaTCAATCTTGATACCCTCTGTTCCAGGGAGACTCTTCATTATCTATTTAATAGTACTTAATGaatcaatgggttgtgtgcttaTGCATCACAATGAGACAGGAAGAAAATAGCATGCCATTTattacttgagtaagaagtttaccgactgtgaatTCAAATACTCATTACTTAAGAAGACTTGTTATGCACTAGCACGGGCCGCCCGACGCCTGAGGCAATACATGTTAACCCACACCACATGGTagatatcaaagatggatcccACCAAGTATATCTTCAAGAAACCAACTCTCACTGATAGGATTGCTCGTTagcagatgttgttgtctgaaTAAAACATTCAGTATATTATTCAGAATGCAATAAAAGGGAGTGTGTTATCAAAATATCTTGCTCACCAACCGGTGGAAGATTATCAACCTATGCAGtttgagtttcctgatgaagacGTCATGGTTCTAAATGATGAGAATATCATAGGTGGTGATGAAGGGCCTGGACCAGGAGCCCGATGGAAGCCCGCATTTGATGGCACCTCAAATTCCATGGGACATGGAATTGGAGTTGTTTTAATCTCTCCAAGGAACGGTTATACTCCTTTCATAGCAAGGTTGTGCTTTGACTGCACTaacaatatggcagaatacgAAGCATGTATCATGGGCATTGAAGCTGTTATTAACCTAAGGATTAAAATCCTAGAGGTGTATGGAGACTCTACACTAATCGTCTATAAAGTAAAAGGAGAATGGGAAACCCGTCATCCTAAATTGGTCCGATACGGCGCTCATGTCATAGAACTGATGAAGTATTTTGAGGAAATCACTTTTCATCACATTCCTATAGAGGAAAATCAGGTGGAAAATGCTTTAGCTACATTATCGTCAATGTACAAAGCGAACTTCCACAGAGAAGCGCGAATTATAAGAATGGTTCGTAGAAATGAACTAGCATGTTGCTCAGTAGTTGAAGAAGAACCGAATGACAAGCCACAATTTTATGACATCAAGTGCTACCTTCACAAATAGGAATATCATGCAAATGCTTCGAGTGGGGACAAGAGAACTCAAAGAAGGTTTCATCAAATGTCTTCCTAAATGGTTACATGCTCTACAAGAGAAACAATGACATGATCCTGATCAGATGCATGGATATAAACGAAGTAGACAAACTCatcaaataaattcatgaaggATCTTTTGGCATCCATGCCAATGGACATGTAATGGCCAAGAAAATCCTCAAAGCTGGCTATTACTAGTTTACTATGGAAACAAACTACTTCAGATACGTCAAGAAGTATCACAAATttcagatttatacggataaaGTGCATGTACTGCCAACTCCTTTAAATATCTTGACAGCATCATGGCCATTCTCGATGTGGGGAATAGACATGATTAGGCCCATCGAACCAAAAAATACAAAAGGACATTGATTCACTCTAGTTGCCATTAAATACTTCACCATTTGGGTAAAAGTTGCTTCTTATTCTAATGTGATGAGACATGTTATCGCCCGATTTATCAAGAAAAAGATGATTTGCAGTTACAACATTCCCAACAAAATTATCACTTATAATAAGTTGAATCTAAACAACAAGATGGTGAAGGAGTTATGAGACAaattcaagattgaacaccataactcATAACCTTATAGGCCAAAGATGAATGACATTGTAGAAGTAGAAAACAAGAATATCAAGATCATCTAGAAGATGGTGAaaacctacaaggattggcatgaaatgcttCCCTTTGTGCTGTACGACTACAAAATGGCAATCTGTACTTCAACATGGCAACTCcattttctcttgtatatggcatggaagaAGTAATTCCTATGGAAGTCAAAATCCCATCATTGAAAGTCTTAATGGAGACTA containing:
- the LOC127081961 gene encoding uncharacterized protein LOC127081961, which encodes MQFEFPDEDVMVLNDENIIGGDEGPGPGARWKPAFDGTSNSMGHGIGVVLISPRNGYTPFIARLCFDCTNNMAEYEACIMGIEAVINLRIKILEVYGDSTLIVYKVKGEWETRHPKLVRYGAHVIELMKYFEEITFHHIPIEENQVENALATLSSMYKANFHREARIIRMVRRNELACCSVVEEEPNDKPQFYDIKCYLHK